The sequence GGCGAAGTGGTTGTGGTAGGCGATCCGCATGCCGCGGCCGGCCGCGCGCTCGGCGGCCTCGTTGACCCGCGCCACGCCGCGCCGGATCGCGTCGGGGGAGTCGAATTCCTCGCGCTCCATGCTCCACACCAGGACCTCGGCGCCGAGCTCCTGGTTCTGGTCCAGCAGCCGCTCGGCGTCCGCTCCGGCCGGGAACGGGGTGTGCGCGCTGGTGAGGGTGAGCCCGGCCGCCGCGATGGCGTCCCTGACCCGGGCCGACCCGAAGTGCTCCACCAGCCCGTAGGTCTCGATGCCCAGGTAGCCCAGCTCCGCCAGCCGGGCCAGGGTGCCCTCCAGGTCGGCGCGTGCCTGGTCGAGCACCGTGTACATCATGACGCCGATACCGGCTGCCATGTCTCCTCCTCCGGCCGGCCGCGCGGGGCCGGCGCTCGTCGTCTCAGTCACGGCCGGCCGCCCACAGCAGCGCCTGCCGGACCAGGGCGCGCACCGGCGGCTCGCCCCAGGAACGCATGTCGTGGCCGAGCGCCAGGTAGACCACCCGGCCGGCCCCGACCTCGCGGGCGTACAGCACCGGGATGACCGCGCCGTCCGCCCGGTGCCGCTGCGCGAGCACCGTCACGTCCTCGTCGGCGAGCTCGAACTCGTAGTACTCGTCGAAGAGTTCGAAGTCGGTGACGCCCGCGGTGATCGGGTGCTCCGCGACGATCTCGATGGTGTGCCGGCCCTCGTGGTGGCCCGGCCCGTGCGAGAGGTAGCGGTTGCCGAGCAACTCGAACAGCGGGCGGTCGGCCGGGTCCAGGCCGTCGCCCTGCCAGCCGAGGATGTTGGCGCCGTGCACCCCGACCAGCCCCTTGCCGGCCCGCACCGCGTCGGCCAGCGCCTGCTGCTGGCCGGTCGCGAAGTGCCCGCCCGCGGTGTAGAAGAGGTAGACGTCCGCCTCGGCCGTCTCCGGCCGCGGATCGACGAACCGGCTGGTGCCCATGGCCTTGCGGGTGGCGAACCCGGCCTCGACACCGAGCTGCTGGAAGACTCCGGCGGCACTGAGCAGGTCGTGGTGGGTGTCGTCGCCGTTCACGACGACCATGGCTCTCGGCGTCGTCAGGTGGGACATGGCTCTCCTCGCGGGGGTGCGGCAGAAAACGGGATCGGGGTGCCCGGCGCCATCGCACGGGGCGGGTGGATCGGAGTGGGCGCGCGGTGCGGGCCGGGTGGGCGGTGCGGGTGCGCGGCCCGCGGTGCGGTGCGCGGGCCGCGGCGGATCAGACCGGCTTCAGCCGCAGCGCGACCACCGGGTTGGGCACCGGGCTGAAGTAGGGGTCCTGCGGCGTGGGGAAGCCGGTCGCCTTCGCGGTGCTCCAGTTGCCGTAGCTGCCCCAGTAGAACATCGGTATCCACGGCAGGTTCTCCACGAAGAGCTTCTCGATCCCGTCCAGGATCTGCTGCCGTTGGGCGTCCGTGGTCGCCTTCGGGTACTCCTTGAACAGCTCCGCCGCCTCCGCGCTCTGGAACCGCTCGATGTTCTGGTACGTCGGCGTCGCTTTGCCGATCGGGAAGTACAGATTCGGGTTGATGGTGTCGTAGTAGTAGGAGAACGCCCGCGGCGCGGAGTTCACCGGGTAGCCCATCGTGGAGTCGAAGTCACCCTTGGCGGTGCGGGTGTTGATGTCGTTCACCGTGGTGGTGTCGATGGTGAGCTTGATGCCGATGTCCTTGAGCTGGGAGATCAGCACCTGCACCCGGGAGGCGATGTCGGTGTACGCCGACGGGAAGGTGATCGAGAACTCCAGCCGCTTCCCGCCCTTGCGGTAGTAGCCGTCGCCGCCCTTGGTGTAGCCGGCGCCGGCCAGCGTCTGGTGCGCCTTGTCCACGTCCTGGGTGAAGTCGACGCCCTTGTACTGCGGCGCGATCGACGAGGTGTACGCGGGCATCGGCAGCCCGGTGACGCTGGTGGCCGGCGGGGAGGCGGTGGCCGCGCCGACCTGCTTGCGGTTCACCCCGAGGCTGATCGCCCTGCGGACCGCGATGTCGCTCAGCGGCCAGCGCTCCAGGTTGGGGATCAGGCCGTCGGTCCCGGCCAGCGGCGCCCAGTAGTTGTTGTGCTTGCTGCGGCTGAGGTACGTCCTGTCGGCGTTGGCGATGTACGTGCCGCCCCAGTCCGCCAGACCCTGCACGAGCGCGTTCGTCATGCTCTCGTTGTCCTTGTACGCGACGAACCGCAGCGACTTG comes from Streptomyces sp. NBC_00448 and encodes:
- a CDS encoding ThuA domain-containing protein; translation: MSHLTTPRAMVVVNGDDTHHDLLSAAGVFQQLGVEAGFATRKAMGTSRFVDPRPETAEADVYLFYTAGGHFATGQQQALADAVRAGKGLVGVHGANILGWQGDGLDPADRPLFELLGNRYLSHGPGHHEGRHTIEIVAEHPITAGVTDFELFDEYYEFELADEDVTVLAQRHRADGAVIPVLYAREVGAGRVVYLALGHDMRSWGEPPVRALVRQALLWAAGRD
- a CDS encoding ABC transporter substrate-binding protein, whose translation is MTTSQSPLASGMTRRGVLAGALAGAGTLALSACQPSGGGSSGGSDTLTVAAQADNLTQVFNPFLENTAQGLTYTSPGSGGFIYEPLVQINTVNIGHDLPWLAKSWRWSNSNKTLTLELQTGVKWTDGTAFSADDVIFTYTLLKQNGALNLGGVKFSTVTSPSPAQIVFTFDVPSEQFFTEVVSVPIVSKHIWSTVKNPVTYTDKNPVGTGPYKLDEFSPQSFTLVRNEEYWQPKAQIKSLRFVAYKDNESMTNALVQGLADWGGTYIANADRTYLSRSKHNNYWAPLAGTDGLIPNLERWPLSDIAVRRAISLGVNRKQVGAATASPPATSVTGLPMPAYTSSIAPQYKGVDFTQDVDKAHQTLAGAGYTKGGDGYYRKGGKRLEFSITFPSAYTDIASRVQVLISQLKDIGIKLTIDTTTVNDINTRTAKGDFDSTMGYPVNSAPRAFSYYYDTINPNLYFPIGKATPTYQNIERFQSAEAAELFKEYPKATTDAQRQQILDGIEKLFVENLPWIPMFYWGSYGNWSTAKATGFPTPQDPYFSPVPNPVVALRLKPV